A segment of the Salvia hispanica cultivar TCC Black 2014 unplaced genomic scaffold, UniMelb_Shisp_WGS_1.0 HiC_scaffold_167, whole genome shotgun sequence genome:
CAAATAATACTAACagtctaatatttaaaaaaaaaacacaaaaacactTAAATTCAGCCTTTGATGTTGTCATGGGCCCTACCGTcaactccctccgtccgtgaaatgtGTTCCACATTTGACtcgatatgaattttaagtgAAATGTAGGTCCTACATTTACACATAAgtgttagttttataatagaatgtgagtgtaatgaattagtggaaagtggagttcatttactaaaaatggaaaaaaaacaaagtggaCAACATTCCGCGGATaaccgaaatggtaaaaatggacaacatttcacaGACGGAATGAGTATTTATCTATGCCCCAATCTTTCAATGTTTAgatttacttttgtttttcgTCCATCATAACATTTATGCCTTCCAATGGAGATTAACGACTTTTTTAACTATTCAATCCACGAGTTCCGCTTCTTATATACACGATTATATTCACTGGCGGACCTACACTTAATTGGGGAGGGGCTTTAGCCCCtaatgaattcatttttttaaaattattttctactataaagttctaaaatttatactatacactttattatataaaagcccctattaataatctaagttacctacaaatttatttttaaggtaAACTTTGAGAATTTAACCACTACTCCTATGCATTTTTGTGTCCGCCACTGATTATATTGATCTATTGCCATCAATAATACACTatacaatttaaaaacaaGTGGAGATTGTACTAGATATGATAACTTACTTAGCATTGCCAAATCCAAACACAAGATAAGCACCCTCTCCCATCCATCAACCATTCATTATTCATATACATACTCGCAAAATCCATTATTTTCACATAGTCCTCCCTAATCATGATAAAATCTTCAACTTCTCCAAGGAATCAAACGACAGAGGCAATAGCACCTTCCACAAGATCGAACCTAAACCAAATCTCATTGACTCTGTCCTTGAACTCGAACGGCGAATTATACTGCGCCACGATGTAGTGCGAGGCGCTGTCCCCTGCATGGCTCCTCTCGATGGCGTCCGCCCACACAGTCCCAGCTAAAGATGCGTACAGCGCGGCGGCTTCGACCCCGACGTCCGCGTCCTGGACGAAGCCGCTGAACTGGCGGACGGCGACGTAGGTGAGCCCCCATTTCTGGAGCCAGAGGGTTTCGCTGGATGGTGCGGTAGGCTGGTTGGCTTTGGGGACGAAGAAGCTGACGACGAAGGAGGAGGCGCAGAAAGGCCCGTCGCTGGGTTTGACCTCGATGATCACCGGAGCCGTCATTTCTATCTTCTCGTGGTTGCTGTTCTTGCCTTGGATGTAGTCGAATAGCCTATGCATCAAGTAGAAAATATTGGTTCAAAGGGATAAAGATTAATCATCAAACTAAACTAACACtcattgattttatttatttatttttattttttttggtatctAACGCAGGGAGAgcctaaaaacaaaactacaCTGCCTAATACAAGAAACGCCTATTCTATCATGCAACAGCCTATAAATGAACTCCTAATATATTTCATATGGCAAATTGCAGTAGAAatgaagtttggtcaaattctaaCGGGCAcgcaattttaaaatcaatcaGACTAACTATGAAGTTTGGAGCACCTAATATGGTACAAGACACAAAATTATAGTAAACGATATTGTCTATTCATAAACATCACCAATATATTACACTTATGCGAccgtattttttaattgtaaataacttcaaattaaattattttcctgactgattttttttattgcgaAGACAACCAGAATTAGaccaaaataaactaaatttccattaattaaatatttttcattagaCAATATCTCAATTAACATTATAGGAATAATGATTGAAtctatttatcaattttatctcCAACTTGTAATAAGTACATGtggtgtgatcaaatactaactaagttactgtaataactaataactaatatcaattttgtatataaaaaatatcaatacaaagatataaatttatcaatgttcttgtgttgataaacttatatttttgcgttgatatttaaatttacatgttgtattgatataaacacagaattgaaagttattagttattacggtaaattagttagcacgCTAGCGCAACCCGTATCCGTTATACTccaaatatcataatttaccaaataatttaatcaactattaaaagataatttacatattatttagtgaaattcaaataataaaaattaaaaaactcaCTGGTAAAAGGCAACACTGCCGGCATGAACCAAGGAGATATCTTCGATAGGTTGAGTGGAAATCCACATGCTGGAATTATAACGCCGGATTTCGAAGCCTTCCCCGCTTCCGACGACGTCGTAGCTTGGGCACTCGATGCGCTCGCATTGCGCCGGGACCGCTCCTACCCCGCCGCCGGCGACGGATCCGAATAGAAACGCACTCACAAGAAAGCACAACTTGAAAACAACCCCCATCTTTAGCTCCTTCAATTCGATTTCTGGAATTTGTGCAGTGAAAATCTCAATCgatttatttggattttgggaTTTTGGCGAGGTTTTTTTCGCTGGTGTGAATGCTGCCACGTGTACTGTGAAGGACTATCGGAAAAACTGGTGGCCCAAATTATATCAAGTTTTATTCTGAATTTAAGATAATGTTTTTTAgcttattattgaaattatgGGAGAGGGTAAATTGAGCCAACCCAACCAATTGGGTCTAGATTCAGCCCGAGAAAGCAATTGGGCCGGGCCTTCCTATAAACAcactgtaatttttttttttttatctatcgTATATACTAcatccgtcccattaaatatgcaacatttgagaatcaataagagagaataaagtaagagagatgaaaaagtaaagataaagatgtttctatttttaggaaatgtttcatttttaatggggcagatggagtatattgaAAGAAAATAGCAAGATGCATAGTAGTGAAGAAAGTAGTTTGCATTTTATGCTCAAAATAGCCTAGGACTGTTTCATACAATTAATACGTTCTGAACAActtcacatatatatactactaacAAGAACAATCTAGAACCCTTCTATAATCTATAATCTAGCTTATAATCCCATGCTAATCAAAACAGAATAGCAATTAGTTCTTCTTCACTACTCCTTGCACAACCACGTCTCTCCATGTCCTTTGGTGGTCCTGCTTTGTACTACCAGCAACATTGTCTCTTAGCTCCATTCCAGTGTGTTTGATATCAATTAATTCTCGTGCACTCGGTGGTCCAGCCTGACTACGAGAGCTTTATGTAGAACTTCATACAAGTCAGCTTCATCTTTGCCATGAGACTTCACTTGATCATGTTTTCCAACATATATAACTAACGAATATAAAGtgagtataattatttttttgttatctattcatatatataattaatttctttaattattggtTAGAATCACGAGAATTTGTATAGAGTGAgaataattttagtgaattgttaaaaaaatgggACGATTCCGATTGGAACTTATAAAAAAGTTGGATTCAAATGTGCATCACTTTAAAAGTAAGTAttgtaattgaaatattagaTGATGATTTGATCTGGAATATATTaatccaaaaccaaaattcaaaaatgaaatgcatgCATGCAGTGAAAAAATTGGAGCAAAGAAATtgcatttataaaattcaaagtcTTTATTTGTTTGAGACTCCAAAGTCGAAAGAATTGTATAGTGAGGAGTAACAAACCGATATCAAAAGgaaataggagtattacatttattaatcCTTATTTATTCAATCTTTGAGGTTGTGATGATGTTTGAAGATAGATTTCGATTCTCCGACCACCGGAGCTTGAGAAGAAGTGGGATGTGAGCCTTTGGATTTCACCACTTCGCTTGTCTTGTGAATTTCTTCCTCGACGTGCAAGTCCTCGTCGATGGTCAGCACCACCGTCTGCGTCCCGTGCGGTCCCGGCACGATGTCTTCGTGGACGC
Coding sequences within it:
- the LOC125198540 gene encoding heme-binding protein 2-like, which produces MGVVFKLCFLVSAFLFGSVAGGGVGAVPAQCERIECPSYDVVGSGEGFEIRRYNSSMWISTQPIEDISLVHAGSVAFYQLFDYIQGKNSNHEKIEMTAPVIIEVKPSDGPFCASSFVVSFFVPKANQPTAPSSETLWLQKWGLTYVAVRQFSGFVQDADVGVEAAALYASLAGTVWADAIERSHAGDSASHYIVAQYNSPFEFKDRVNEIWFRFDLVEGAIASVV